In Actinomycetota bacterium, a genomic segment contains:
- a CDS encoding NADH-ubiquinone oxidoreductase-F iron-sulfur binding region domain-containing protein translates to MKEGCSVTLAIDFFKAFLAEKMCAKCLPCMMGMAQILGILEDISRGSGKEEDLEVLAHLASQIVDTARCKLGRDAAEFLAASLENHREDYLEHITNKTCSSSFCDEITCLKIEPSACTICGACKEVCPEDAIVGEGLVAYLADNRPMKIRTKRCTRCGRCQEVCITGAIEIV, encoded by the coding sequence GCTGCAGCGTCACCTTGGCCATCGATTTCTTCAAGGCCTTTTTGGCCGAGAAGATGTGCGCAAAATGTCTCCCTTGTATGATGGGGATGGCGCAGATACTCGGTATTTTGGAGGATATCTCAAGGGGCTCGGGTAAAGAAGAGGACCTCGAAGTCCTCGCTCACCTAGCCTCCCAAATAGTCGACACCGCAAGGTGTAAGCTGGGCAGAGATGCGGCCGAGTTTCTGGCCGCCTCTCTGGAGAACCACAGAGAGGACTATCTTGAACATATCACAAACAAGACCTGCTCGAGCAGCTTTTGTGATGAGATAACCTGCTTGAAGATAGAGCCGTCTGCCTGTACCATCTGTGGGGCCTGCAAGGAAGTCTGCCCCGAGGATGCCATAGTCGGCGAAGGCCTGGTCGCCTATCTGGCCGATAACAGGCCGATGAAAATAAGGACCAAGCGCTGCACAAGGTGCGGCCGCTGCCAAGAGGTCTGCATAACCGGGGCCATAGAAATTGTCTGA